The Candidatus Tumulicola sp. region ATCGAGCCGGTGGATGCCTCGTCGAAGCAAGAACGGGACGACCGTTCGTTCGCCGACGCGTTCGGCGATCGAATCGCCGGCCGGCCCTCCACGTTCCAGCCGGCCGCCGGCATCGATCGCGATCGCGTGGCCGCGCGGGGTCTGGACGACGATAGAGTCGGCCTGTCCGACGTCGAGCATGGTGATGTGCAATCGCATATCTGTTGTGCGCGGCGGCCACAGTACGAACGTTGCCGACGCGAGTAGGAGCAGGATTGCGCCCGCGGCGGCACCGCGTCGCGCGAGGATCGGCGCGAACACGATCGTCGCGTCATACAGACCGATGCACCAGGCGGGCGGCGGCGTCATCGGCAGGCTCGACCCCGGCAGCGACGCGACGGTGCGAACGACGCCGAGCATCCATTCGAGTAGCCAATTATCGAGATTGGCCAACGCTTGCGCCAGCGGTTCGGACCAGGCGACGGCTAGCTGCGATGCGGCGAGTCCCATCGTAACCGCGACACACGGCACGACGGCGACGTTGGCGGCGATCGCATACGGCGAAAACTGCAAGAAGACCGCGGCGCCGAGCGGCCACGTTCCCAGTTGCGTTGCGATCGACAGCACGAGCGCTTCGCGAACGCGTGCGGGCAACGCGACGTGCGACTCGAGCCAATGCTCGATCGGCGAAGCGCACGCAAAAATCGCACCGACGCACGAGAACGACAACGCGAACGATGCGGTTGCGACGCTCGCAGGTCGAAACGCGCAAATGCCGATCGCTGCCAATGCCAATGCGTTCCAAGATAGGGACGCCCGGCCGCAAGCGCGCGCGGCCAATACCGCGGTAGCCATGCATGCGGCGCGAACCGACGGTAGTTGCGCGCCGCTCCACACCACGAACAGCCACGCAGCCGCGATAGCGATCGCGCACGTCGCTGCACGCGGCAAAGCGAATGCGGTGAGTAACGCGACGACTAGTGCGACCACGGCGCCTAAATGCAGTCCCGCCGTAACGAGCACGTGCACGGTTCCGGTTTCCTGAAATTCGGCTTTCAGGTTCGGTGGTAATTCCGAGCGTTCGCCCCACAGTTCGCCCGCAAGAACGGTCGCTTGCGGTTCTCCAAGCCGAGCGGCCAGCTGTTGATGCGCCCACCGATGCACCCGTGCGAGCAGCACGCGCCAGTCGCTTCCATCTCCGGGAGCTTGCGACACGATATGCGCCGTCTCGAGACGCGCGTCGAAACCGCGTTCGTGTTGGATCGCCCGCTCCGACGGCTCGCCTGGATTGCGCGGACCGTCGAACTCGGCAAGCCGGCCGAGCACCACGACGTGCGATCCGATCGGCGGAATGGGCGTTGGCAAAGCAGCCAGCAGACGCGGCCCGGCGTCGACCTGTAGCACCGCATCTTGGCCGGCGACATCGATGACGGTCGCGGCATAGCGCTGCGTTCGCAGCTCGATTGTTTCCGTTGCTGCCGGTTCGCCTCGGATCGCACCGTTGAGCACCGCCAAAGTGACGACCGCCAGTAGCGCCCACATCAGGCCTCGATTTGGTCGGGCGAGTCTCGCGGCCAGCAAGAACGCGCCGGCGATCGACGCCGCCGCGCACACGCGATCCGTGGGCGACAGCGCTTGCGTCGACGCAAGCGTCGACGCGACGGCTACGGCGGCGCACGCCACCAGTGCGTACGGCTGCACGCTCGTCTATCGCGACGTACGCCCGCGCGGCTAGTGCGGCCCAACGTGTCGCAGGCGCAGCCTTGGAGCATGAGAAGATACGCGATGTGAAACAGCTATTTGTGGCGATCGTCCTGGTGGCGCTCTGCGCGTGCTCGAATTCCTCGAATACATCGAGTTTCTCGCCGGCATCGCAACTCGCCGGAGCGGTACGCCGTGCCACTGCGACAGCATACGTTGCTGAAGTGTGCGAGCGTAAGAACGAGAAGTGTCCGTTTCCGAAAGGCCTGGTCGAAACGCTCGACGGTACGACCATTACCGACGGGATTTTCGATCCGTGGTCGCTCGCGTTCGACGCAAGCGGCGATCTGTATGCGGGCAACCAGAGCGGTACCAGTCCCAGCGGCTTCGTCACCGAATACGCATCCGGAAGTGCGTCGCCGTCCCGAACCATCGACCTGGGCTGGACGCCGCACGGCCTGGCGGTCGACGCTTCGAACGATCTGTACGTCGTTGGCAACGCCAAAGCCGGATGCTGCGGTTTTCAGGGGTTCGGCGCTGCGTACGGGCCTAGCGGAAAGAAGCGATTGCAGAAGCTCACCGGCGTTGCGAGTTTCCCAGGCCGCCCGGCGATCGACTCACAAGGCAATCTGTACGTACCAAACTTCGATACGTTTCCCGGCGACGTCGTCGTGTACGCACCGGGCGCGAACAAGCCGACGCGCGCGATTCAAAACGGTATCGGCTTTCCGAAAGTGCTGGCGTTCGATTCATCCGGAAACCTCTACGTACTCAACAACACGTTTCAGTTCGGCTCGAACGTAACCGTGTACGCGGCTGGAACCGGCACGTTGATTCGCACCATTTCGAAAGGTATGAAAAGTGCCTATACGATGGCGCTCGATTCGCACGACAACGTCTACGTTGCGAACGACGCGGCAAGGGGCGTAACGAATCAAGTGTTCGTCTATGCGGCCGGCACGACGACCTTACTGCGATCGATCGTGAATGGCGTGAAATATCCGGTGGGGCTCGCTTTCGATGCAAGCGGTAATCTGTACGTCGCAAACGCGCCGAAACGTGGAGCGACGGTAACCGTCTATCCGCCGGGTGCGTCGGACCCGTCGAAAACCTACAAGCTGCGAGAGTCGCCGACGGCGATCGTCGTTCCGCCGGGCGAATAACGCAACGGTCGTAGGACGTTCGGACTAGTCTCTTCGGAATAAAGTCCGGTTGGCAGAGGGGGGCGCAGGCAACCGTCAAAACCTCGGCCCGTCATAAGGAGAATCCATGCGGATCATCGTTACCGGCGGCGCCGGTTTTATCGGCTCGCACGTCATCGCAGCATATCGCGAACTTGGCCACGAGGTGCTCGTGGTCGATTCGTTGTGGGATCACGGTGGGGGAAAACGTGAAAACGTGCCCGACGGCGTCGAGTTCGTACACATGGACATACGCGATAAGGCGTTGGCCGGCGTGTTCGATCGTTTCAAACCGGACGTCATCAATCATCACGCTGCGCAGCACTCCGTTGCGATCTCGTCGCGCGATCCTATGTACGACGCCGACGTGAACATCGTTGGTTTGTTGAACGTATTGGAGAACGCGTCGCGCACCGGCGTGAAGAAGGCGATTTTCGCTTCGAGCGGCGCGACCTTTGGCAATCCGCCGTCGCTGCCGATCAACGATGAGACGCCGCAACGGCCGACCTCGCCGTACGGCATCAGCAAAATGATCGCGGAACATTATCTGCGATTCTACAAAGCCGAGCGCGGCATGGATTTTACGGCGTTACGCTACGGCAACGTGTACGGACCGCGCCAGGACGCCAGTGGCGAGGCAGGCGTGATCGCAATCTTCATAGGCGCGTTCTTACGCAATGAGGGAGTGCGGATCGATTCCGACGGCGAGCAGACTCGCGACTACGTATACGCCGGCGACGTCGCGCGTGCCAACGTGGCGGCGCTCGAACGTGGCGGCGGTGAATGCTATGCGATCGGCACCGGCGTCAAAACCAGCGTCAATCAGCTGCATAAAAACCTCGTGGCCATCACGGGCTTCGATGCGCCGGTGACCCGCGCGCCGAGACGTCCGGGCGACGCTCGCGACGCACAGTTCGATTCCTCGCGTGCGGCCGTGGAATTAGCTTGGACCCCACAGACGCAGCTCGACGAAGGCATGCGTCTGACCTACGACTACTTCAAGAAGGCGAAGTAAAGGCGTCGGGCGTCCGGACGTGTTCCGGGCGTACCCCCATGCCGATCAGCCTCGCCGGTAATCCGCGCAAGCGGGGAAATGCCTCGAATAAACGCATCGCGAGCGGCGGCCGGTCGATCGTCGCCGTTCCGCCGATTATCGGCGCGATTGCGTGCTCTTGCACGAACACCTGGAACGCTTGCGTCACTTTGGTCGGAAACATTCGTCGCACTTGAATCCGTTCGAGCGCCGGGCCGGTGTCTTCTCCGGCCAATAGCGGCGCGGCCAGCGCGTTGGCCGAGGCCACCGCATCTTGGATTGCCAGATTGATGCCGACGCCACCGATCGGCGACATCGCGTGCGCCGCGTCGCCGATGCACAGCAAGCCGGGGCGATACCACTTTTCGAGCCGGTCGACACGCACTTCGAGCAGCGAAACTTTCGACCAATCGT contains the following coding sequences:
- a CDS encoding DNA internalization-related competence protein ComEC/Rec2; amino-acid sequence: MQPYALVACAAVAVASTLASTQALSPTDRVCAAASIAGAFLLAARLARPNRGLMWALLAVVTLAVLNGAIRGEPAATETIELRTQRYAATVIDVAGQDAVLQVDAGPRLLAALPTPIPPIGSHVVVLGRLAEFDGPRNPGEPSERAIQHERGFDARLETAHIVSQAPGDGSDWRVLLARVHRWAHQQLAARLGEPQATVLAGELWGERSELPPNLKAEFQETGTVHVLVTAGLHLGAVVALVVALLTAFALPRAATCAIAIAAAWLFVVWSGAQLPSVRAACMATAVLAARACGRASLSWNALALAAIGICAFRPASVATASFALSFSCVGAIFACASPIEHWLESHVALPARVREALVLSIATQLGTWPLGAAVFLQFSPYAIAANVAVVPCVAVTMGLAASQLAVAWSEPLAQALANLDNWLLEWMLGVVRTVASLPGSSLPMTPPPAWCIGLYDATIVFAPILARRGAAAGAILLLLASATFVLWPPRTTDMRLHITMLDVGQADSIVVQTPRGHAIAIDAGGRLERGGPAGDSIAERVGERTVVPFLLRRGIHRLDVLAISHPHGDHAGGAAPILRRIGVDEIIDSGQSYGGHAYRDAVATARAKSIPILLPRSGSSWSTDDGVRIQFIGPSLPLVANTKNNINENSLAFTLRYGTFCMLFTGDAGAIAEQRFLREDVDLRCAILKVGHHGSAYSSTPAFLEAVRPTYALISVGRHNLFGHPAQSTIEALQQAGATIYRTDQNGAIEVTSDGFTFDVRPMLLP
- a CDS encoding NAD-dependent epimerase/dehydratase family protein produces the protein MRIIVTGGAGFIGSHVIAAYRELGHEVLVVDSLWDHGGGKRENVPDGVEFVHMDIRDKALAGVFDRFKPDVINHHAAQHSVAISSRDPMYDADVNIVGLLNVLENASRTGVKKAIFASSGATFGNPPSLPINDETPQRPTSPYGISKMIAEHYLRFYKAERGMDFTALRYGNVYGPRQDASGEAGVIAIFIGAFLRNEGVRIDSDGEQTRDYVYAGDVARANVAALERGGGECYAIGTGVKTSVNQLHKNLVAITGFDAPVTRAPRRPGDARDAQFDSSRAAVELAWTPQTQLDEGMRLTYDYFKKAK